A region from the Vicia villosa cultivar HV-30 ecotype Madison, WI linkage group LG3, Vvil1.0, whole genome shotgun sequence genome encodes:
- the LOC131659706 gene encoding F-box protein CPR1-like — METLTLPSLPTFSHEDSLPMDLVVESLPMDLVVEILCRLPVKFLLQFRSVCKLWNSLISGHNFAKKHLHLSATRSLNYVFYFDYFSRFILESRPLDSVFSTMFMDVVTQIDYSLKGFDGGFHNYPCNFVGSCNGILCLARLHHDCFVRVWNPSIRKFKELPPLIQSKFNNGLAGGWISHGFGYDHVNDNYKVVAVVKYAAPRRGRQGCSISKTQVGVYTFGTDLWKSIGEFPFGSFHLVVPRVGNQGHSYVPDYGEVDEYNLNLGVLRDCLCVFSDYGVWLMKEYGNKESWTKLFTISYEQEDPSDSYFLANVICMFADDQVLLESSSNCGKKMTSYDLKTGTYKFINFQNKIVNNPWKWNLEVCSESLILP; from the exons ATGGAAACCCTAACATTACCATCACTACCTACATTCTCTCACGAAGATTCACTTCCTATGGATCTGGTTGTTGAATCACTTCCTATGGATCTGGTTGTTGAAATATTGTGTAGACTACCGGTAAAGTTTCTTCTTCAATTCCGATCTGTTTGTAAACTATGGAATTCTCTTATCTCCGGTCACAATTTCGCCAAGAAGCATCTTCACCTATCCGCTACGCGCAGTCTGAATTATGTTTTctattttgattattttagtAGATTCATACTTGAGTCTCGTCCACTAGACTCCGTTTTCTCAACCATGTTTATGGACGTCGTTACACAAATTGACTATTCTCTGAAGGGTTTTGATGGGGGTTTTCATAACTATCCATGTAATTTTGTTGGCTCTTGCAACGGTATTCTTTGTCTTGCCCGCCTTCATCATGATTGTTTTGTTCGAGTGTGGAACCCTTCCATTAGAAAATTTAAAGAATTGCCCCCGCTTATACAATCAAAATTCAATAATGGTCTCGCTGGTGGGTGGATCTCACATGGCTTTGGCTATGACCATGTTAATGATAATTATAAGGTAGTGGCTGTAGTAAAGTATGCTGCACCCCGGCGCGGTCGCCAAGGTTGTTCTATTTCCAAAACCCAAGTAGGGGTTTATACTTTTGGTACTGATTTATGGAAAAGTATCGGAGAGTTTCCATTTGGGAGTTTCCATTTGGTTGTGCCCCGTGTAGGCAACCAGGGACATTCGTATGTG CCGGACTATGGAGAGGTTGATGAGTATAATTTGAATTTGGGCGTGTTGAGGGATTGCTTGTGCGTGTTTTCTGATTATGGTGTATGGCTTATGAAGGAATATGGAAATAAAGAATCTTGGACGAAATTGTTTACTATTTCTTACGAGCAAGAAGATCCTAGTGATTCTTATTTCTTGGCTAATGTAATATGCATGTTTGCGGATGATCAAGTGTTGCTTGAATCTTCTTCGAATTGTGGTAAAAAGATGACTTCTTATGATCTAAAAACAGGTACTTATAAgtttattaattttcaaaacaagATAGTTAATAATCCATGGAAATGGAACCTTGAAGTTTGCAGTGAAAGTTTGATATTACCTTAG